The genomic region ATGTTTTCAGCTTGCCAGTCGTCCAGTTCCCTTCTGCTGCCTTCAAACATCGTCCATTTCCTCGTAATCAAAGCCTGCGCTAGTTCTGCCGCCGCATGATCGAGCCTCGCCTTTGAGCAAGGCGTTAATGAACAATAGAACGGAGCTTCGTCGGAAGACCTTGGATCGCGAAGCGATGAAGCGGTGAACCTGCAAAGGCCGTCTCCATTTTCCGAGACTTCCCGAATTGCCGATCAAGTTCATTGGCAAGGTTGGTGGGATCCGTCATTCCCTGTTGAAAGAGGCGGATCATCAGCTTGGCTGCTGCATTGAAAGGTCGAGGCGGTTCGATAAGAATATCGTCTGTATAGCCAGCATCACTCAGCACCTGCTGCAGCATGCCGAGGTCTTTGCTCGTCAGATATTTCGTAGAAAATTCGGAAGACATCAGGCCCTCCTTTCGGTCGGGGCAAGAGCATGGCGGCCCTCAAACAGCAGCCCCCGTGATGATGACTGCTGGAGGCGGGAACCATGCGCTGCCACCAGAAGCAAAGCAAATGAAATCTTTCGAAGATGCTAAAATACAACCGACCGGCAAGCGGGCCGCATTTGCCCGACCAGCCGCAATGGAAACGCGACGTAGATACCGGGCAGAGGACCTTAATCGCGATCCGCCATCGACAGAGTCTCGACGGTTCCCACTCACGTCATTTCGATACCGAGGCAGCAGCCGGCGAGGCGCTAATGAACCGCCGACGAAGACCCGCGTTCACGCGTGTTGCCACCTACGATAACCGTCAACAACCGTTGTCCTCTCATCAGGAGCGACCTGATAATAGCGATACCATTCACCGACGGCCCGCCAGAGCACGGCAAAATCGGGTTCCCGCACCAGTCTTTGCAGCATGATTGATCTCGCATTCATGAGACCAAATGCTAAGTCGGGCGGAATTTTCTTCAACGGAAGAAGGTGCTATTCAGCGCGAATGACCTGGACGTCAGGCGAGCCTGCAAACAGCCTGCATGCGCACGAGGCTCAGTGCCTTTGACGGTCCGTCGCAGCCGCAGCCTTTCTCAACTGTGGCTCGCTTTGCGCGGATTCTCGATTGCGTCATCCTCGCTTTGGGCGCGGGCAGCCTGGAAAGACGTCGCCGGATGATCATCCGCCGGATCTCCCGGCAAAGAAAATGCGAGTTCAAATATCAGGCCGCTGGTCCCGTAGGTGGAAAGGCTTTTTGCCTGGTATTTTGCCGGGAATGCCTTTTCGATCAGCACTGAGCCGAACCCTCTAGCGTTCGGCCGAGTAACCTCGGGGCCCCCTGATTCCTGCCAAGTCAGCAGAACCCGCCGGTCCTTGAGGGTCCAGTTAATGACAATACGGCCCTCGTCGGTGCTGAGCGCGCCGTATTTCATCGCGTTCGTGCCGAGCTCGTGCACGACCAGCGACAGGGCCAGCGTGAGTTCCGCCGGTAGAGAAACCTGTGGACCTGTTACTTCCATTCGGCTGGCATCGACCTCATGGTGGGGGCGCAGCGACTTTCGGATCGTCTCGGACATATCCGCCGAATGGGCCTCTCTTGTGAGAATGAGGTCGTAGGCTCCTGCCAGCGCCGTTAGCCTTTCGGAGAACACGGCATAGCGCGACGGATCGCTCTTCGCAAAACTCTGTCGGGCGATCGCCTGCACCAGAGCGTAGCCGTTCTTGACTCTGTGGGCCATCTCCCGCGACAGCAGGTCTCTTTCGTCCTCTGCCTCCTTCGCTTGCCGGTGCCGGGCGTCCAGTTCGTCGAGGAGACTGTCCAGTGTCGCACCCACAGCACCGAGTTCATCTTTCGCCGGATTCATTCCCGTGCGCACGTCGGTTCTGCCGGCGCGCCAGTCTCCCATCACGCGAGCTATGTGGTGGATCGGCCTCACGATGAACCGGTTGCCTATGAGAACGGCGGCCAGAAAGGCGAGCAGTGCGCCGCCGAGGATGGACAGCGCGTTGACTTCCGTCGCTCGGTTGATCGGTGCGAATGCCTCTTCCTTCGAGATGCTGGCGCCGATGTAGAGCGGGTTGTTTGGAAGCTTGATCGGGCGATATCCAAGGATCCGTTCGATTCCGTCCTGCCCAGTAACCTCGATGATACCTGGTAAATCCGCATAGATCAGGTGTTGAAAGGCAGCAGGTATGGCGGTTCCGACAAAACGCTCGGGATTTGGCACGCGTGCCAGTATCGTCCCCTTGCTGTCGGCGATCGTAATGGCATTGCCACCCTCTACGCCGCGTTCTGCGATCCTGTCTTGCAGCCATTCCAAGCGTAGGCCCGTCACCAGCACACGTTGGGCGACCCCCTCTTTCATCAGCGGCATCGCTACCGGAAGGACTGCACCCTTCGACATCCGGCTGTCGGTGTAGGTGCCGACGACAAACCGGCCTGACGCCAGGGCTTGCCTGAAGTAGTCCCGATCCGCGAACCGGACGCCGCTCGGCGGCTCGACGCTGCCGCAGACAGGATGCCCCTTCAAGTCGGTCACAAAAATCGTGCGAATATTGGACACGCTCGAGGCAACCGACCGAAGGGCCCGATCGCAAGCCGCCGCGTCGAGATCCTGGATGGCTGGCATTGAG from Rhizobium gallicum bv. gallicum R602sp harbors:
- a CDS encoding sensor histidine kinase, with the protein product MRLKLVAVAVAALAPVVAMLVYNEVETRLQRNEEIRGNAAQAARLAASEVERIIEGLHGLLVAVASMPAIQDLDAAACDRALRSVASSVSNIRTIFVTDLKGHPVCGSVEPPSGVRFADRDYFRQALASGRFVVGTYTDSRMSKGAVLPVAMPLMKEGVAQRVLVTGLRLEWLQDRIAERGVEGGNAITIADSKGTILARVPNPERFVGTAIPAAFQHLIYADLPGIIEVTGQDGIERILGYRPIKLPNNPLYIGASISKEEAFAPINRATEVNALSILGGALLAFLAAVLIGNRFIVRPIHHIARVMGDWRAGRTDVRTGMNPAKDELGAVGATLDSLLDELDARHRQAKEAEDERDLLSREMAHRVKNGYALVQAIARQSFAKSDPSRYAVFSERLTALAGAYDLILTREAHSADMSETIRKSLRPHHEVDASRMEVTGPQVSLPAELTLALSLVVHELGTNAMKYGALSTDEGRIVINWTLKDRRVLLTWQESGGPEVTRPNARGFGSVLIEKAFPAKYQAKSLSTYGTSGLIFELAFSLPGDPADDHPATSFQAARAQSEDDAIENPRKASHS